In Chelmon rostratus isolate fCheRos1 chromosome 20, fCheRos1.pri, whole genome shotgun sequence, a single window of DNA contains:
- the mc4r gene encoding melanocortin receptor 4 — protein sequence MNTTDLHGLIQGYHNRSQTSGILPLDKDLSAEEKDSSAGCYEQLLISTEVFLTLGIVSLLENILVVAAIIKNKNLHSPMYFFICSLAVADMLVSVSNASETIVIALINGGNLTIPVTLIKSMDNVFDSMICSSLLASICSLLAIAVDRYITIFYALRYHNIVTLRRAMLVISSIWTCCTVSGILFIIYSESTTVLICLITMFFTMLVLMASLYVHMFLLARLHMKRIAALPGNAPIHQRANMKGAITLTILLGVFVVCWAPFFLHLILMITCPRNPYCTCFMSHFNMYLILIMCNSVIDPIIYAFRSQEMRKTFKEIFCCSHTLLCV from the coding sequence ATGAACACCACAGATCTCCATGGATTGATCCAAGGCTACCACAACAGGAGTCAAACCTCAGGCATTTTGCCACTTGACAAAGACTTATCAGCCGAGGAGAAGGACTCGTCGGCGGGATGCTACGAACAGCTGCTGATTTCCACAGAGGTTTTCCTCACTCTGGGCATCGTCAGCCTGCTGGAGAACATCCTGGTTGTTGCTGCTATCATCAAAAACAAGAACCTTCACTCACCCATGTACTTCTTCATCTGCAGCCTCGCCGTTGCCGACATGCTCGTTAGCGTGTCCAACGCCTCTGAGACTATTGTCATAGCGCTCATCAACGGAGGCAACCTGACCATCCCCGTCACGTTGATCAAAAGCATGGACAATGTGTTTGACTCTATGATCTGTAGCTCTCTGTTAGCATCCATCTGCAGCTTGCTGGCCATCGCTGTCGATCGCTACATCACCATCTTCTATGCGCTGCGATACCACAACATTGTCACGCTGCGAAGAGCGATGTTGGTCATCAGCAGCATCTGGACGTGCTGCACCGTGTCCGGCATCCTGTTCATCATCTACTCAGAGAGCACCACGGTGCTCATCTGCCTCATCACCATGTTCTTCACCATGCTGGTACTCATGGCGTCGCTGTACGTCCACATGTTCCTGCTGGCACGTTTGCACATGAAGCGGATCGCGGCGCTGCCGGGCAACGCGCCCATCCATCAGCGGGCCAACATGAAGGGCGCCATCACCCTCACCATCCTCCTCGGGGTGTTCGTGGTGTGCTGGGCGcccttcttcctccacctcatccTCATGATCACCTGCCCCCGGAACCCCTACTGCACCTGCTTCATGTCCCACTTCAACATGTACCTCATCCTCATCATGTGCAACTCCGTCATCGACCCCATCATCTACGCCTTTCGCAGCCAAGAGATGCGAAAAACCTTCAAAGAGATTTTCTGCTGCTCGCACAccctcttgtgtgtgtga